GCGCTACACGATCTCGTCATAGAGGTCACGCCAGTCCGGGTTCGATCAGCACGATCTTCCAGGCGCGGCGCCACTTCATCAGCTGCTTCTCCCGCACGATTGCGGTCTCTGCGCAGCCGTGCGCTTCGTAGTAGACCAGCTTGTCAACGCCGTACTTGGCCGAAAAACCCTCCACCACCTTGCTCTCATGCTGCCACACCCGCGTTGCCAGCTGTGAGGTCACCCCAATGTACAGCGTGCCGTTCCGTTTGCTGGCCAGGATGGAAACGCAGACCATAGCGCCAAACGCCAAACTGGATTCCCGCTTTCGCGGGAATGACGGCCATAACACCGAACAGGATCAGGGTCGCCACCACGTTACCCACAAATTTGTCGCGCACCCGTGGTGTGGGGCGTACTCGACGAGGATCACGCTCTGGTCGGCGACATGGCAGATACGGTCTTATCGGTTACCTACGGCCCTCCTGGGTCATGAGCTGATTCCCGGTGCCGCGGGCCGCCGTCGTGCCTAGGCCGCAGTTGGCGTAGCTTGTCCCGCTGCGCCGGGGTTAGCTCGTTCTTGATGCGGATCAGCAGGGTCAGGTGCGCCTTCTTGAGTCGGTGCTCGGCGGTCATGACTTGTTCGGCCTGGGCCAGCGCCGCCGTCTCGTCCACGGGCGAGGCGGAGAGCAGTTTGGCAAGCTTCTCCGACTGGCGCTCGATCTCCCATTGAATGGCAACCAGCGCCTTCTGCGCTTCCTCCATCTGTTGCGTGATCTTGTCGCGCTGCGCATCGGTGAGTCCGATCTCGCTCTGGTGGCGCATGAGCAAAGCGGGCGGAAACACCTCTTCGAGAAAGGACGGACCGCCCGGCCCGGGCAACCCTTCCATACCCGGTGGGCCGCCGAGCGGCCGAGCGCCGGCGGGGTCCACCAGCGCGGCTAGCAAGAGCAGGCCCAGCGTTAGCGTCGTGCGGAGGTGAGTCATACGTAGGTCTCCCTATCAATGGCCGACTGAGTGTCGGACGGTTCCAAGTCGAGACATCCCAGGCCCGTGCCCGCGCAGCCGAACGAGGGGACGTCTTCGAGGGCGTCCAACCCCGGGGCCGTCAGCAGCGCGTCAGTCGGAGCTTGGTAAACGCCGAGTTCGGCGATCGCTACCGGCGCCCGCTCGGGTGCTGGCGTCGGCGCGCTCTGCAACCAGAGCACGAGGGCGGCCGCGGCAGCTAGCGGTAGCGCGGCGGCACCGGTGTAGCGCCACACCCGCGGCCGGGCACGGACCGCGGCGCCAAACGCCGACAATGCGGTGCGCCGCGGCGGTGTGCGAGTCGGTGGCGTCGCCGCCAGGATGCGTTCGAGCAACTCCGGCGAAGGCATTTTCGCGGGCACCAGGTCGAGCAACGAGTCGAGCTGGCTGCCGGCTTCT
The nucleotide sequence above comes from Deltaproteobacteria bacterium. Encoded proteins:
- a CDS encoding periplasmic heavy metal sensor, whose product is MTHLRTTLTLGLLLLAALVDPAGARPLGGPPGMEGLPGPGGPSFLEEVFPPALLMRHQSEIGLTDAQRDKITQQMEEAQKALVAIQWEIERQSEKLAKLLSASPVDETAALAQAEQVMTAEHRLKKAHLTLLIRIKNELTPAQRDKLRQLRPRHDGGPRHRESAHDPGGP